Within the Camelus dromedarius isolate mCamDro1 chromosome 9, mCamDro1.pat, whole genome shotgun sequence genome, the region AGAGACTCCTTCCCACACCAAACACCCTGTTTCATTCCTATCCACATACTTTTGCCCATGTAGGTTTCTTTGGTCTAGAATAGAGCCCACCCTCCAATTCCTCTGCCCTCCCAATTATTTGAAGTCAGCCACGTCTACCTCCAGATGGAAGCCTGCTCCAACCCCCCTCCATCCATGAGCTCCATCCTGCCTCCCGCCTGTACTCCAGCACTGACCCCAGCAGCACCCTCAGCCTCATCCCTGCCCCCAGACCTTTACTCACTCCTCACTTCACCTGGACTGCATGGCCCACCCTTGACTTCCTGTATAGCCACGTGTTACTATTTAAGGTTCAATTCTGACCAACTCTTCCATGAAGCCCTCCAGGGTCCCTCCAACTCCCTTAGCTTGCTCTTTCCCTGCTCTACCCCTGCTcccacctggctctgccactcatttCCCAGCTCTAAGCAGGACCCCAGGAAGCAGGAGTTTGGGAGGGTGACTCACCTTCACCTGGAAGAAGGCATCCTGGGCACAGTACCGGATGTCACAGGCAGTGATGAGATCCACGCCTGGGAGGTAGAGGTCAGGGACACTAACCACAAGGACCAACCCCTTCTCCCAGGCCATGGGGGTGCACCTTGGGGCAAAGTCTAACTAGCAACAGATCTGAGGCTGGGAGCCATTGGCTGGGTGGGTGATGGGTGGCAGCAGACTCACCTCCACCAATGCAGCCCCCGTGGGTGGCAGCAATCACTGGCTTAGGGCACTGGAGGGGGGACAGGAGGAGCAGGGTCAAGGCTGGTCCAGGAGCGGCGGGCAGGAGGGATGCCCTGCAACCCCCCTAGAGTCACCTTCTCAATGACACTGAAAGTCTCTTGGTATCTGGTGATGAGGCTACGGAGCTGCCAGCTGTTGCGGGCCACATCAGTTCCTTGCGGTTTAAAGAGTTCTGAAGCCATGTCCACGAGATCGATCCCTGGTGGGGAGACGTGAGGAGGGTCACCTAGTCTCCCAGGTCCCACCTATTGCCGCAACTAGAGGTCAGAGCCCAGGCAAACCACCAGTGGAGAAAGCAACTCACACAAGACTTCTGGAGGGATTGCTTCTGGGGTGTGAAGTCAAAACAAGCTAACAGGTGTTGAGTCATCCCTCACTGTAGCCTCACGATGACTCTGAGGTAGGTCCTGTTACTATCTCCGTTTTCCCCCAGGAGAAATCGAGGCCCAGGGAGCttaagtcacttgctcaaggtcacactggTTTGTGAGTAATGGAACTGTGATTTCAAACCCAGAATCACATAGCTGGCTCCTGGGGCCATGCTTTTCCTGATGATGCCAGATGGCCTGCAGGTCAAGGTTTTGGTATGAGCAACTGTGTCAAAGGTGGTCATGTTTCCGGAGGCAGGAAGACCAGAAATTGAGCCATTTTTGCAGCTCCCGCTTCAAGACAATCCCAAATCTGACCTTTCCTCCACTAATCATTCTCCATGACCCCTAGTCTGGCTAGCACCATCTCTTCCAGTCTCCccactctgtcctctgccctcagTCTGTTCCCCACACGCAGCCTCAgggccctctcctcttccctcccatccCTCTTACTTAGAAAAAAGTACAAGGTTTTCTTTTGCCAAGACCTTACCAGCCCTGCAGGAGCACGATTTCCAACAGGCACACAGGCCTCCAACAGCTGTTCCAACAACACAACACATTCGCTTCCCAGGGCCTTTAGTGCCTActgctccctctgcctagaacagtCCTTCCCCAGTGATGGACTCCATCACACTGTTCAGGCCACAGTCCAATGGTCGCCGCCAGCTCTGGCCACCCTGGCTAAATAGCAGCCCATCACcctccagctccttcctctgccttatCTCCTCCACAGCCCCCTTGTTATCACATAATTGTGAGCTTATCTCATTTAGTGCCTTTCTGGGATGTGAGCTCCATGGGGGGGGGTAGCAGTTTTTACCTTTTTGCCCatcactgtatccccagtgcctaacaGGGCCTAGTacacagtaggcgctcaataAGCGAACAATACAGATGACAATCCCTGTGCCCGTGGAGCTGCCCTTCTGTGggggaaacaaataaataagaaattacattCTGTCAGGTGGTGCTAAGTACTGAAAGAAAGTTAGAGGGAGGTGGAAtggagtgcgtgtgtgtgtttgtgtgtgtgcacgtgtgtacacaGTAGAAGGCTGTTGCCATATTAACTGGGGGGTCAGGGACCCTCTCACtgaaaaagtgacatttgagtaaagatctgaaggatgagagggagggagCTGTAGGGAGTATCTGGCATGAGGGTTCTAAATGTCAGGAACAGCCAGCTCAAAGTCCCTGCTGTAGGAACGCCCCTGGTCTGTGTGAGGACCAAGGAGGAGGCGCCAGAGGAGAGTgagcagggggatggggagggaaggaggaagagccaAGTTTAGAGAGGTGACAGAGGCAGACCCTTGTGGGGACTTGTGGGGCCTTGTGGGCCAAGAGGCGGACTTTGGCTCTGACTTTGAGTGAGATGGAGCTACGGAATGGTTCTGAGcagaattttcttcctcctgAGGTTAATCATTCTCATTTCAACGCTGAAAAATCAAACCTGAAAAATGATTCCTCTGTTTGGCCACACCCCTGACTCTCTGAGGCTTTGTTTCCTCCACAGTTTGTTTAAATGAATGAGACTGGAGGAGTGTTGACTCAGGGTAGAGCTGAATTTGTGCAAGTTAAATATGTATAAGACGGAACTTCCTTGTGTGATCTTGGCCAGGTCACTCCATCTTCTGGATCttgggcttctgctctgaaaaaCCCTCCCGAGAGCTGATGGGGCTGCAAAGATTCAAGGACACAGAGCCCAGAGGTGCTGTgagcagtgcctggcaggtgATGGCATCACAACAGCTACTAGTATTATATACTCCATCTTAGCAGAGACCAGAACCTCCTGCGTCAGCCTGTGGGCATCTGCTGGCTTCCACACCAGGTCTGAGCAGCTTGGATGACTCATTGGGAGCCCTGCTTACTCCCAGAACAAGCCCAGCTTGGCAACTTGCGACACTTCCTCCCACTGGCTTTTCTGGTTTATCCGCCCTACCTGGATCCGCAGACATTGGTGTCTGCAACCCCTTTGAATGGAAAGCCCCAGCCCATGGTACAGGGTGTCCCCTTCCAGAGTCAGAACTCATTCCAGAGAAGTCCCCTTAGTACCCTGTGAACCTCTGAAGGTTTTAGATGTCATTCATAATCGCAATTAAGTTCTtcataatcataaaaaataaCAGCTCCATTAATAAAAGTTTCACCCGAACTAATGTTCTGTGCGTATtaacttgtttaatcctcatGGCTACCTGATGAGGTGGGTGCTGACAGCACCCCCATTTTCTTCAGATGAGGAACCCACAGAAAGGTGAAGGCATGCGCAGGTGGAAGAGGTGGGAGGTGGCTGGCTACTCGGGCCAGGCACCCCTTGCACCAGCTGCCAGACACCTGGGTCAGAGTAACTCAGCAGTGAAGAGCGAGGATTCTGCAGCCGGGCAGCCCGAGTTCAAACATCCCAGCTGTGAGAACTGGGTaagtttcttcctctctctgggtctgtttcctcacctaGCCAATGGGGATGATGACTGAACTTGTCTCCCAGGGTTGTGGTGAGAATTAATTAATATGTGTGAGGTGCTCAGACCCTCGCAAATGTTGGTAAGTGTGggctagttcttttttttttaattagtagttTCATTCTATCATTGACACTACTAATTAAATGGAGACTTTTCTTTCTGGCCTTCCGGTCAAAAATGGGATGAGACAGTCACAATCAGCTGGAAGCTGAAAGAGGGCCCCAGGCTTGGCACAGCTACCCAGGAACCCTCATTTGCACTTCCTGAGGGCGAGGGGTCAGAAACAGGGgctgcttcctgtctctgggtCCGTGGCACCCCGGGAGGGGGCTGGCACTGGAGTGACCTCACTGAGTgtggaaggaatgaagaaaggaatgaaggagagagagagtcaTAGAAAGAACACAAGGGACATGGGAAGATGTTAACAGAAAGAAGCATATTGTTTACTGTCCTCCCCACTGAGTGGAGGGGCTTTCTCAGTCACCCCTGGGTCCCCCGCACTGGCTGGGCCCTATGCAGAAATCAGTGTATGTGACCTTTTACTTCTGTAGGGACTCTGCTATGGATGACAACTATGTGCTCTGATTGGACAAGATCCAATGAACTGAAGGCACCTGGCAGATTCTGGAAGGGACCAGCACCACTTGAGTTACCTGTTAGCCCAAGGGCAGGCTGAAGAAGTGCTTGAAAAATCAGAGGACAGACTCCCTAGGGGGATTTCAGCTGCTGGAAAGTAAgagtggaaaattccagaaagcagAGAGCCAGAGATGGGAATCCAAATTCTGTGTATGAACTCTGCCCAAATCTCTCACTGACCCATTAACCATCCAAGCAGCCCAGCAAAAGATTTCAAAACTGATTCCAACTGCTAAAACAGAAAATGCAACACTCTGGAATTACATAATGGGATCCAGAGTTTCCACATCTTCCTCTCATATCCCAATAACCAGGATACAGTCCAAAGTTGCTCCAAAaacaaggaaacaggaaaatgagACCCATTTTTATCTAAAGAGAAAAGATGATAAACAGAGATTGACCCCAAAGTGACCCAGATGCTGGAATtgagacaaagattttaaagcagccattatAACTATACTAGttgggggaaggtgtagctcaagtggtagagcacatgcttaacatgcacaaggtcctgggttcaatccccagtacctcctctaaaaataaataagtaaacctaattaccccccccaaataaataaaataaaataaatttaaaaaaccctacTCTAATGgcacaaagaaaaatgattaaaagatataaaacttcagcagagaaatggaaaatataaaaaagagccaaacagaaatttgagaactgaaaactacaatacaggcacacctcattttattgtgcttcgcaGACActgcaggtttttgttttgttgttttacaaATGGAAGGTTTGTGGCCATTCTGTATTGTCAGACGGTTaacatttttttagcaataaagtatttttaaattaaggtatgtattttctttgacataatgctatttcacacttaatagactacagcgtcgtgtaaacataacttttatatgcaatgggaaacaaaaaaaattcatgggacttgctttattgtgataattGCTTTACTGCGGTgttctggaactgaacccacaatatcttcAAGGTGTGCCggtatctgaaattttaaaaaatcactggatGGGCTTAACAGCAGGATAAAGATGACAATGAATCTAGTCAATGGAAAGTATCCAGTCTGAAGAACAGAACTGCGGGACAATGAAAAGATCTAACACAGATGTAACTGGAAATCAGTTCACGTGTGTTGAATGAACTGTATGAAAGCATGATTATTATGACACACCTGACTAACacaccaaaaaaccccaaaaaacaaaaaacagactctgAGCAGTTAAGGGCCTTGGACAAGGACATACATTCAGGATGAAAACCTAGAATTCAGAGCCCATCATCCTGTCATGTTCTGCTGGAttaatttctgtatttgaaaATGATTAAAGTGCAAGTTAGAAGCTGCTTAAAATCCTAATTACGAAGCATTGCTCTAATCCCAGGAGCAGGGGAGACTGGCAGAGGTGCCTGTGAAGGGGAGTAGGACCCTGTGCCCGCCCTcactcttgtttatagaaaagctgaagtctctcaggcctccctgagtcagaAGAGCAGGCTGAAGcagttgattaggacaagcctgcaaGCAATGGGGGCTGTCAATGATtctgaccacctatctcaacGATTAACTAagattattccttcatttccctttaaaagtttcatggctgaacagaaccTTTGGAGATGGTTTTTGGAGAGGGGAAGACTGGGTCCACTAGATTGCatgcattctgattaaaagcaactttccttttgtTACCAAGGCTATAGCCCcacaggatcatacccctgcccctccctaaaagagaaaccaattactcttatctaagtctcaggaggcagctacagagaagaaacaagaactggttagaacccacccagtccaagatggtggaggatctgacttccagtggaaccttgagcctcattaaatacactcattgtaatatattagaatgctaaatgacacacccaccagtgccATAACAGTTGacgattgccatgacaacaattgaaaaagcccatacaaggactgaaaaactCAAACAAGGACTGAGTGGCTCCACCACACCTGAAAgaaggacatgatggcagaagcctcccaTAAAAATCCACGTGACCCCTACCCAGGCTGGAGGTGTGTCTACTGCCCATCTTGGCTGACAGCTCCCTGCTCCTCGCTCCTCGCTCGAGCGCCCCTCCCTTCTTTGCTCAAGtgctttttttttaccttctcccTGCTAGAGCaccttccttccatttccccttctgagcaataaagcagctgtTCACTtcgtccctctgcctctgctgtgcaaaTTCTTCCACAGCCAGCGGCaagaacccacactttggtgggcttcctaatttaggggtccctccATCCGGTAACAGGTGTGGAGAGCATCTGGTACCTGCAGTGAACATTTTTCCTGCGCCAGAGATCACCACGGCCCGACAGTCATCGTCGTCCACAATCTTGTTGAAACAAACCACCATCTCCCTATGGAGGGGAAAGGGGGCAAGGGCTGTGTCTGGGGTGGGAATCTTCTGCCCTCAGGTCCAACCCTGCCCAATCCCTCAACCCCTGCCTCCTCTGGCACACAGGCCTCCAGGATCTGCAGGCCAGACCTCCAGAAAGCCTTGTTCATGGCATTTCTCTTCTCTGGCCGGTTTAATTGCACATGCAGAATGTGTTTCTGGGGAGCAGTCACCCGAAGGGACTCATAGCTGTGGTCTGGGGCTTCATTGAGAGCTGCTCTGGAGGCCTCATCTTGTGCAGAGGAGCCCATGAGATGAAGGCTAGGGCTGAGACCCAGGCTGTTAAGGCCTGTCAATCCTGGGGAGACAAAGGAAGAGACTTTGATGACCCCAGATTGGAGGCACAACACCTTCAAAAGCAGAGTACACATCTCACGTCAGTTACACTACACTGGGTAACAGGCCTGTTAGAGGGCTCGGTTTAGGGAGATACAGACTTTAAGATTAGTGTGTACTTATCAGTGGCCTCAGTATGAGGACCACTTCAGACCTGTGATCGTGGGCCTGACCGCGGATTGGGGACACTGAGCCGTCAGCGACCTGACTGTAAGACACTTTGGATGGGAGCACATAGAACCCCGAGTTAATTAGGGGTCGAACCCTGCCCCGTCCTGCGGTCGCTTTGACAGCACGACAGCTCCATCGACCCCCAAAGGTCAAGAGGTGACTCACGCCGGGTCAACAGGTCGCGGAATCTGTGAGGtgccaccaccgccgccgccatCGCAAGTCATTACCAGTAACCGGAAGAGACGAAGCTAAGGGGGCGGGCACCAAAGGCCGCCATGTTAGATGAGGGCATTGAAGCTTTAGCCCTA harbors:
- the ECH1 gene encoding delta(3,5)-Delta(2,4)-dienoyl-CoA isomerase, mitochondrial gives rise to the protein MAAAVVAPHRFRDLLTRRLTGLNSLGLSPSLHLMGSSAQDEASRAALNEAPDHSYESLRVTAPQKHILHVQLNRPEKRNAMNKAFWREMVVCFNKIVDDDDCRAVVISGAGKMFTAGIDLVDMASELFKPQGTDVARNSWQLRSLITRYQETFSVIEKCPKPVIAATHGGCIGGGVDLITACDIRYCAQDAFFQVKEVDVGLAADVGTLQRLPRVIGNQSLVNELAFTARKMMADEALNSGLVSRVFPDKEVMLDAAFALASEISSRSPVAVQGTKINLIYSRDHSVTDGLNFMKSWNMSMLQTEDVIKSVQALVEKKDLKTVTFSKL